ATCGAGTCGGCGACCATCCTCGCCATCGTCGTGCTGGGTGGCCTGGGTTCGCAACTGGGCGTGATCCTGGCTGCCGTGGTGATGATCCTGCTGCCGGAGCTCATGCGCGAGTTCAGCGAGTACCGCATGCTGATGTTCGGCGCCATCATGGTGCTGATGATGATCTGGCGTCCGCAGGGGTTGCTGCCCATGCAGCGCCCGCACCTGGAGTTGCGTAAATGAGCCAGACCATTCTCGATGTAAAAGGCCTGACCATGCGCTTCGGCGGCCTGCTGGCCGTCAACGGTGTGGCCCTGGACGTGAAAGAGAAGCAGGTGGTCTCGATGATCGGCCCCAACGGCGCCGGCAAGACCACCGTGTTCAACTGCCTGACCGGCTTCTACCAGCCCACCGGCGGTGAAATCCTCCTGCGTGGCGAGGCCGTGCAGGACCTGCCCGGCCACAAGATCGCCCACAAGGGTGTGGTGCGGACGTTCCAGAACGTTCGCCTGTTCAAGGAAATGACCGCGGTGGAGAACCTGCTGGTCGCCCAGCACCGCCACCTCAACACCAACTTCCTTGCCGGCCTGCTGAAGCTGCCGTCCTTCCGCCGCAGCGAGGCGGAGGCGCTGGACTACGCCGCGCACTGGCTGGAGATCGTCAACCTCAAGGACATCGCCAACCGCCCGGCGGGCACCCTCGCCTACGGCCAGCAGCGCCGCCTGGAGATCGCCCGCTGCATGATGACCCGTCCGCAGCTGTTGATGCTGGACGAACCGGCAGCCGGCCTGAACCCGCGGGAAACCGAGGACCTCAAGGCGCTGATCGCCATGCTACGCGCCGAACACGGCGTCACCGTGCTGCTGATCGAGCACGACATGAAGCTGGTGATGAGCATTTCCGACCATATCTACGTGATCAACCAGGGCACCCCCCTGGCCGACGGCACCCCGGAAGAAATCCGCGGCAACCCGGATGTGATCAAAGCCTATCTGGGGGAGGCCTGAGTCATGCTGAAGTTCGACAAGGTTTCCACCTTCTACGGCAAGATCCAGGCGCTGCACGAGGTCAGCATGGAAGTCCAGCAGGGTGAGATCGTCACCCTGATCGGCGCCAACGGGGCCGGCAAGTCGACCCTGCTGATGACCCTCTGCGGCTCGCCACGCGCGGCCTCGGGCAGCATCACGTACCTGGGCGAGGAACTGGTCGGCAAGGAGTCCTCCGTGATCATGCGCAAGAGCATCGCCGTCGTGCCGGAAGGCCGCCGCGTGTTTGCCCGCCTGACCGTGGAGGAGAACCTGGCGATGGGCGGTTTCTTCACCAGCAAGGGCGACTACCAGGAGCAGATGGACAAGGTCCTGGCTCTATTCCCGCGCCTGAAGGAACGCTTCAGCCAACGCGGCGGCACCATGTCCGGCGGTGAACAGCAGATGCTCGCCATCGGCCGTGCGCTGATGAGCAAGCCCAAGCTGCTGCTGCTCGACGAGCCGTCCCTGGGCCTTGCGCCGATCATCATCCAGCAGATCTTCGACATCGTCGAACAGCTGCGCCAGGAAGGCGTGACCGTCTTCCTCGTCGAGCAGAACGCCAACCAGGCGCTCAAGCTCGCCGACCGTGGCTATGTGCTGGAGAACGGCCGCATCGTCATGCAGGATACCGGCGCCAATCTGCTGGTGAACCCCAAGGTGCGCGACGCGTACCTCGGCGGCTGACGTCCCGCGCTGCAATGAAAAACGGCCCTTCGGGGCCGTTTTTCATTGGCTCGCACAAAGCGGCTCTTCGCACGCCTACCAGGCAACCCACGGCCCTGGATGGGCGCCAACTGCAGGAGCAACTGTCTTCTTCCAGGGTAACCCCTGCCCGTGCGTCCCCCTCGCCCCAACCTTCCGGGATGAGGGGAATGCCCGGGCACAGGCCTCCACAGACGCAACCCGGAGTTCCTCAGGCGTCCTTCTTCACCCTGAACCACGCCGCATAGAGCGCCGGCAGGAACAGCAGGGTCAGCACCGTAGCGACGATCAGGCCGCCCATGATCGCCACCGCCATCGGGCCGAAGAACACGCTGCGCGACAGCGGGATCATCGCCAGCACCGCCGCCAGGGCGGTCAGCACGATGGGGCGGAAGCGCCGCACCGTGGCCTCGATGATCGCGTGCCAGGTGTCCAGGCCGTGGGCGCGGTCCTGTTCGATCTGGTCCACCAGGATCACCGAGTTGCGCATGATCATCCCGGCCAGGGCGATGGTGCCAAGCATCGCTACGAAGCCGAAGGGCTTCTGGAAGATCAGCAGGAACAGCGTCACGCCGATCAGCCCCAGGGGCGCGGTGAGGAACACCATGATCATCCGCGAGAAACTGCGCAACTGCAGCATCAGCAGGCTGAGCACCACCACGATGAACAACGGAATACCGGCGTTCACCGAGTTCTGCCCCTTGGCCGAATCCTCCACGGTGCCGCCGACGTCCAGCAGGTAGCCGTCCGGCAGCTCGGCGCGGATCGGATCCAGGGTCGGCGAAATCTGCTTCACCAGCGTCGCCGGCAGCGAGTCGTCGTAGATGTCGGCTCGCACGGTCACGGTAGGCAGGCGGTTGCGCCGCCAGATGATGCCTTCCTCGAAGCCGTATTCCAGGGTCGCCACCTGCGACAGCGCCACACTGCGGCCGCTGCTGGTCTGCATCGACAGGCTGGGCAGTTGCGACAGGTCATGCCGCTCGCGATCGTCGCCGCGCAGGAGGATTTCGATCAGCTCGTTGTCCTCGCGGTAGAAGCTCACGGTGGAACCGGTCAGCGAGCTCTGCAGGAACTGCGAGATGTCCGCCGTGCTCACCCCGAGGGCGCGGGCGCGCTCCTGGTCGATGTCGAGGAACACCGCCTTGCTCGGTTCTTCCCAGTCCAGGTGCACGTTCACCACGTGGGGGTTCTCGCGCATCTTGTCGGCGACCTTGCGCGCCAGCGCACGGACTTCCGGGATGTGCTCACCGGAGACGCGGAACTGCACCGGATAGCCCACCGGCGGGCCGTTCTCCAGACGGCTGATGCGCGTGCGCAGGGTCGGGAAGTCTTCGTTCATGTGCTTGATCAGCCACTGGCGAATCTCTTCACGGGACTCCAGGCTTTTGGCCAGGACCACGAACTGGGCGAAGCTCGCCGCCGGCAGTTGCTGGTCCAGCGGCAGGTAGAAGCGCGGCGAACCGGTACCGACGTAGGCCACGTAGTTATCGATGCCCGGATGCTCGGCGAGCATCTTCTCCAGGCGGTTGACCTGCTCGGTGGTGGCGGCCAGCGAATCGCCCTCGGCCAGCTTCAGGTCGACCAGCAGCTCCAGTCGCGCCGACGGCGGGAAGAACTGCTGCGGCACCAGGCGGAACAGCATGATCGAGCCGATGAAGGCTGCCACGGTCAGCAGGATCACCGTCTTGCGGTAACGCACGCACCATTCCACCAGGCGCCGGAAGCGCTGGTAGAACGGCGTCGAATAGGGATCATGGCCCTTGTCGCTGCCGCCGTGCTTCTCGGCGTAGCGCTTGGCCAGGTCCGGCAGCAGCTTCTCGCCCAGGTAGGGCACGAACACCACGGCGGCGATCCACGACACCAGCAACGCGATGGTCACCACCTGGAACAGCGAGCGGGTGTATTCGCCGGTGCCCGACTGCGCGGTGGCGATGGGCAGGAAGCCGGCGGCGGTGACCAGGGTGCCGGTGAGCATCGGGAAGGCCGTGCTGGTCCAGGCGTAACTCGCGGCCTTGAGCCGGTCGTAGCCCTGCTCCATCTTCACCGCCATCATCTCCACGGCGATGATCGCGTCGTCCACCAGCAGCCCCAGCGCCAGCACCAGCGCGCCGAGGGATATCTTGTGCAGGCCGATGCCGAAGTAGTACATGCAGGCGAAGGTCATCGCCAGCACCAGCGGGATCGACAACGCCACCACCAGGCCGGTGCGCAGGCCGAGGGAGAAGAAGCTCACCAGCAGCACGATGATCAGCGCCTCGGCCAGCACGCGGACGAACTCGCCCACGCCTTCGCGCACCGCTGCCGGCTGGTCGGACACCTTGCGCAGCTCCATGCCGGCCGGCAGGGTCTGCTGCAGGCGCTCGAACTCGGCGTCGAGCTTCTTGCCCAGTACCAGGATGTCGCCGCCGTCCTTCATGGCCACGGCGATGCCGATGGCGTCCTCGCCCATGAAGCGCATGCGCGGCGCGGGCGGGTCGTTGAAGCCACGGTGCACCTCGGCGACGTCGCCGATGCGGAAGGTGCGATCGCCGACGCGGATCGGGAAGGAGCGGATGTCCTCCACCGAGTCGAAGCGACCGGAGACGCGCAGCTGCACGCGGTCGGTCGCGGTCTCGAAGAAGCCGGTGGCGGTCACCGCGTTCTGCTCTTCCAGCGCCTTCTGCACCGCCGCCAGCGGCAGGCCGAGGGTGGCGAGCTTGGTGTTGGACAGGTCGATCCAGATTTTCTCGTCCTGCAGGCCGATCAGTTCGACCTTGCCGACGTCCTTGATGCGCTGCAGCTGCAGTTGCAGGCGGTCGGCGTAGTCCTTGAGCACCGCGTAGTCGAAGCCCTTGCCGGACAGCGCGTAGATGTTGCCGAAGGTGGTGCCGAATTCGTCATTGAAGAACGGCCCCTGGATGCCCTGCGGCAGGGTGTAGCGGATATCGCTGACCTTCTTGCGGATCTGGTACCAGAGTTCGGGAACGTCGCGGGAGCGGAAGTCCTCGCGGGCGACGAAGGTCACCTGGGATTCACCGGGTCGGGAGAAGGAGATGATGCGGTCGAAGTCGCCGGTTTCCATCAGCTTCTTCTCGATGCGCTCGGTGACCTGGCGCGACACCTCCTCGGCAGTCGCGCCCGGCCAGTTGGTCTTCACCACCATCGCCTTGAAGGTGAACGGCGGGTCCTCGCTCTGCCCCAGCTTGGTGTACGACAGCGTACCGACAATGCCCAGCAGCAACATGAGGAACAGGACGATCTGGCGGTTCTGCAGCGCCCAGGCGGAAAGGTTGAATTGCATCGGGCGTTACTCCTTCGCCACCAGCTTGATCGAACGGTTCTCCCGATCGACCGGCCGCACCTCCTGACCTTCACGCAATACCTGAACGCCCGCCGCCACCACCCAGTCGTCGCTGCTCAGCCCTTCGAGCACCGGCACGCGATCCTCGGCGTAAGGACCGATGCGCACCGGGCGGCGATGCAGGGTGGAACTCTTCGGATCGACCACCCAGACGAACGGCTGGCCGCCCTCGGCGGTCAGCGCGGCCAGCGGCACCGCCAGCGGCACAGAACCTTCGGCATGGATGTAGACCCGCGCACTCTGACCCAGCTCGGCGGGCACCTTGGCGTCATCGAACGCGACTCGCGCAGC
This Pseudomonas sp. ATCC 13867 DNA region includes the following protein-coding sequences:
- the livG gene encoding high-affinity branched-chain amino acid ABC transporter ATP-binding protein LivG, with product MSQTILDVKGLTMRFGGLLAVNGVALDVKEKQVVSMIGPNGAGKTTVFNCLTGFYQPTGGEILLRGEAVQDLPGHKIAHKGVVRTFQNVRLFKEMTAVENLLVAQHRHLNTNFLAGLLKLPSFRRSEAEALDYAAHWLEIVNLKDIANRPAGTLAYGQQRRLEIARCMMTRPQLLMLDEPAAGLNPRETEDLKALIAMLRAEHGVTVLLIEHDMKLVMSISDHIYVINQGTPLADGTPEEIRGNPDVIKAYLGEA
- a CDS encoding ATP-binding cassette domain-containing protein, whose amino-acid sequence is MLKFDKVSTFYGKIQALHEVSMEVQQGEIVTLIGANGAGKSTLLMTLCGSPRAASGSITYLGEELVGKESSVIMRKSIAVVPEGRRVFARLTVEENLAMGGFFTSKGDYQEQMDKVLALFPRLKERFSQRGGTMSGGEQQMLAIGRALMSKPKLLLLDEPSLGLAPIIIQQIFDIVEQLRQEGVTVFLVEQNANQALKLADRGYVLENGRIVMQDTGANLLVNPKVRDAYLGG
- a CDS encoding efflux RND transporter permease subunit gives rise to the protein MQFNLSAWALQNRQIVLFLMLLLGIVGTLSYTKLGQSEDPPFTFKAMVVKTNWPGATAEEVSRQVTERIEKKLMETGDFDRIISFSRPGESQVTFVAREDFRSRDVPELWYQIRKKVSDIRYTLPQGIQGPFFNDEFGTTFGNIYALSGKGFDYAVLKDYADRLQLQLQRIKDVGKVELIGLQDEKIWIDLSNTKLATLGLPLAAVQKALEEQNAVTATGFFETATDRVQLRVSGRFDSVEDIRSFPIRVGDRTFRIGDVAEVHRGFNDPPAPRMRFMGEDAIGIAVAMKDGGDILVLGKKLDAEFERLQQTLPAGMELRKVSDQPAAVREGVGEFVRVLAEALIIVLLVSFFSLGLRTGLVVALSIPLVLAMTFACMYYFGIGLHKISLGALVLALGLLVDDAIIAVEMMAVKMEQGYDRLKAASYAWTSTAFPMLTGTLVTAAGFLPIATAQSGTGEYTRSLFQVVTIALLVSWIAAVVFVPYLGEKLLPDLAKRYAEKHGGSDKGHDPYSTPFYQRFRRLVEWCVRYRKTVILLTVAAFIGSIMLFRLVPQQFFPPSARLELLVDLKLAEGDSLAATTEQVNRLEKMLAEHPGIDNYVAYVGTGSPRFYLPLDQQLPAASFAQFVVLAKSLESREEIRQWLIKHMNEDFPTLRTRISRLENGPPVGYPVQFRVSGEHIPEVRALARKVADKMRENPHVVNVHLDWEEPSKAVFLDIDQERARALGVSTADISQFLQSSLTGSTVSFYREDNELIEILLRGDDRERHDLSQLPSLSMQTSSGRSVALSQVATLEYGFEEGIIWRRNRLPTVTVRADIYDDSLPATLVKQISPTLDPIRAELPDGYLLDVGGTVEDSAKGQNSVNAGIPLFIVVVLSLLMLQLRSFSRMIMVFLTAPLGLIGVTLFLLIFQKPFGFVAMLGTIALAGMIMRNSVILVDQIEQDRAHGLDTWHAIIEATVRRFRPIVLTALAAVLAMIPLSRSVFFGPMAVAIMGGLIVATVLTLLFLPALYAAWFRVKKDA